Proteins from a single region of Haloterrigena alkaliphila:
- a CDS encoding GMP synthase subunit A, with the protein MTKIVVVDNHGQFTHLERRALRDLGVDTELIDNETPPEDVDADGVVLSGGPDMDRVGRSADYLTADVPVLGICLGMQLIAEELGGSVGSGEYGGYADVTVDIVDDADPLTGSLHPETRVWASHADEVTELPDGFELTARSDVCDVEAMSDTDRDLYGVQWHPEVAHTEEGDEIFENFLEICESR; encoded by the coding sequence ATGACGAAGATCGTCGTGGTGGACAACCACGGACAGTTCACCCACCTCGAGCGCCGGGCGCTACGCGACCTCGGCGTCGACACGGAGCTGATCGACAACGAGACGCCGCCCGAGGACGTCGACGCCGACGGCGTCGTCCTCTCGGGCGGCCCCGACATGGATCGGGTCGGCCGTTCGGCGGACTACCTCACCGCCGACGTCCCGGTGCTGGGAATCTGTCTGGGAATGCAACTGATCGCCGAGGAACTCGGCGGGAGCGTCGGAAGCGGCGAGTACGGCGGCTACGCGGACGTAACCGTCGATATCGTCGACGACGCCGATCCGCTGACGGGGTCGCTTCACCCCGAAACGCGCGTCTGGGCGAGCCACGCCGACGAGGTCACGGAACTGCCCGACGGCTTCGAACTGACCGCCCGCAGCGACGTCTGCGACGTCGAGGCGATGAGCGACACCGACCGCGACCTCTACGGCGTCCAGTGGCACCCCGAGGTCGCCCACACCGAAGAGGGCGACGAGATCTTCGAGAACTTCCTCGAGATCTGCGAGTCGCGGTAA
- a CDS encoding ArgE/DapE family deacylase gives MSAIDRSVLRERIEDRREELVDLLSELIARESVTGNEKPAQEVVVSRLESHGLEVDTWEPDADDLRDHPGFFETSSYAEYGYDDRPNVAATCDGAGNGRSLTLSGHVDVVPVDEDEWRYDPWDATVEDGRLYGRGSNDMLGGVATILVAFEALDDLDVELAGDLTIQTTIEEEDGGPGGVLSALERGYRPDAAIITEPSGLPDIGMASGGVMYFRVRVPGKSAHAAQGYAGVNAIGKATTLYRALDELDQERKSRISYEPAVRQNPKLDGHETNLNVGSIDGGDWPSTVPSEAVLEGRIGWPPGETREEVRAEIEAAVRDVAEDDEWLSDHPPALEWFGWNAAPHELDTDAEIVRLARENAETVTGEETTFGGGAAGNDERFYNRYYDIPCPSVGPRGDNIHGADEYVEIDSLVETAQTLALTAVDWCGTVE, from the coding sequence ATGTCTGCAATAGACAGGAGCGTTCTCCGCGAGCGGATCGAAGACAGGCGCGAGGAGCTCGTCGATCTCCTCAGTGAACTCATCGCCCGGGAGTCCGTGACCGGCAACGAAAAGCCCGCACAGGAGGTTGTCGTGTCTCGGCTGGAATCCCACGGTCTCGAGGTCGATACGTGGGAACCCGACGCCGACGACCTGCGGGACCATCCCGGCTTCTTCGAGACGTCGTCCTACGCGGAGTACGGATACGACGACCGCCCGAACGTCGCAGCGACGTGTGACGGCGCCGGAAACGGGCGGTCGCTGACCCTGAGCGGACACGTCGACGTCGTTCCGGTCGACGAAGACGAGTGGCGCTACGACCCGTGGGACGCCACCGTCGAAGACGGGCGCCTCTACGGCCGCGGCAGCAACGACATGCTCGGCGGCGTCGCGACCATCCTCGTCGCCTTCGAGGCGCTCGACGACCTCGACGTCGAACTGGCCGGCGACCTCACGATCCAGACGACCATCGAAGAGGAGGACGGCGGCCCCGGCGGCGTCCTCTCCGCGCTCGAGCGCGGCTATCGGCCCGACGCGGCGATCATCACCGAACCCTCCGGGCTCCCGGATATCGGGATGGCGAGCGGCGGTGTCATGTACTTCCGCGTTCGCGTGCCCGGGAAATCGGCACACGCCGCGCAGGGCTACGCGGGCGTGAACGCCATCGGGAAGGCGACGACGCTCTATCGGGCGCTCGACGAACTGGATCAGGAACGGAAGTCGCGCATCTCCTACGAACCGGCCGTCCGTCAGAACCCGAAACTCGACGGCCACGAGACGAACCTGAACGTGGGCAGTATCGACGGCGGCGACTGGCCCTCGACGGTCCCCTCCGAAGCAGTACTGGAGGGGCGGATCGGCTGGCCCCCCGGCGAAACGCGCGAGGAAGTCCGGGCCGAAATCGAAGCGGCCGTGCGAGACGTCGCCGAGGACGACGAGTGGCTGTCCGACCACCCGCCAGCACTCGAGTGGTTCGGCTGGAACGCCGCGCCGCACGAACTCGACACCGACGCGGAGATCGTCCGACTCGCGCGGGAGAACGCGGAGACGGTCACCGGCGAGGAGACGACCTTCGGTGGCGGCGCCGCCGGCAACGACGAACGGTTCTACAACCGGTACTACGATATCCCCTGTCCGTCGGTCGGTCCGCGCGGCGACAACATCCACGGTGCCGACGAGTACGTGGAAATCGATTCGTTAGTCGAAACGGCACAAACGCTCGCGCTGACGGCCGTCGACTGGTGTGGAACCGTGGAGTGA
- a CDS encoding MarR family transcriptional regulator, whose product MSASESLRQEPDQRGTWDDVRELPPSAKLVAKVLEYNETMTQQQIADETLLPSRTVRYALNRLDEENVIDSRFSFSDARKRLYSLDIEA is encoded by the coding sequence ATGAGTGCTTCAGAGTCGCTACGACAGGAGCCCGACCAGCGGGGGACGTGGGACGACGTCAGGGAGCTACCGCCCAGCGCCAAACTCGTCGCGAAGGTCCTCGAGTACAACGAGACGATGACCCAGCAACAGATCGCCGACGAGACGCTGCTGCCCTCCCGAACGGTCCGCTACGCCCTCAACCGCCTCGACGAGGAGAACGTGATCGACTCCCGTTTTTCGTTCTCGGACGCTCGCAAACGGCTGTACAGTCTCGATATCGAAGCGTAA
- the pan1 gene encoding proteasome-activating nucleotidase Pan1, producing MSDTVDDVDLPYDEDEASQQEKIQALEERLEVLEAQNEEMRDKLLDANAENNKYQQKLERLTHENKKLKQSPLFVATVQEITDEGVIIKQHGNNQEALTEVTEEMREDLQPDDRVAVNNSLSIVKTLSNETDVRARVMEVTESPEVSYADIGGLEEQMQEVRETVEMPLEKPEMFDDVGIEPPSGVLLYGPPGTGKTMLAKAVANETDATFIKMAGSELVHKFIGEGAKLVRDLFDVAREHEPAVIFIDEIDAIAAKRTESKTSGDAEVQRTMMQLLSEMDGFEERGEIRIIAATNRFDMLDRAILRPGRFDRLIEVPKPNAEGREIIFEIHTRGMNVSDEVDFAELAAEAEEASGADIKAICTEAGMFAIRDDRTEIRTEDFRSAWDKVQADSDTTEDVSKTFA from the coding sequence ATGAGCGACACTGTGGACGACGTCGACCTCCCGTACGACGAGGACGAGGCGTCCCAACAGGAGAAGATTCAGGCACTCGAGGAACGGCTGGAGGTCCTCGAGGCGCAAAACGAGGAGATGCGTGACAAACTCCTCGATGCCAACGCCGAGAACAACAAGTACCAGCAGAAACTCGAGCGACTGACCCACGAGAACAAGAAGCTCAAGCAGTCGCCGCTGTTCGTCGCCACCGTCCAGGAGATCACGGACGAGGGCGTCATCATCAAGCAGCACGGAAACAACCAGGAGGCGCTGACGGAAGTCACCGAGGAGATGCGCGAGGATCTCCAACCCGACGACCGGGTCGCGGTCAACAACTCTCTCTCGATCGTCAAGACCCTCTCTAACGAGACGGACGTTCGCGCTCGCGTGATGGAAGTCACCGAGAGCCCCGAGGTCAGCTACGCCGACATCGGCGGCCTCGAGGAACAGATGCAGGAGGTCCGCGAGACCGTCGAGATGCCCCTCGAGAAACCCGAGATGTTCGACGACGTCGGGATCGAACCCCCGAGCGGCGTCCTGCTCTACGGGCCGCCGGGGACGGGGAAGACGATGCTCGCCAAGGCCGTCGCCAACGAGACCGACGCCACCTTCATCAAGATGGCCGGCTCGGAACTCGTACACAAGTTCATCGGCGAGGGCGCCAAACTCGTCCGGGACCTGTTCGACGTCGCCCGCGAACACGAACCCGCCGTCATCTTCATCGACGAGATCGACGCGATCGCGGCCAAGCGAACGGAGTCCAAGACCTCCGGCGACGCCGAGGTCCAGCGCACGATGATGCAGCTCCTCTCGGAGATGGACGGCTTCGAGGAGCGCGGCGAGATCCGAATCATCGCCGCCACGAACCGCTTCGACATGCTCGATCGGGCCATCCTCCGCCCCGGCCGGTTCGACCGCCTCATCGAGGTGCCCAAGCCCAACGCCGAGGGTCGCGAGATCATCTTCGAGATCCACACCCGCGGCATGAACGTCTCCGACGAGGTCGACTTCGCGGAACTCGCCGCCGAGGCCGAGGAGGCCTCCGGCGCCGACATCAAGGCCATCTGTACCGAGGCCGGGATGTTCGCCATCCGCGACGACCGGACCGAGATCCGGACGGAGGACTTCCGCAGCGCCTGGGACAAGGTGCAGGCCGACTCCGACACCACCGAGGACGTCTCGAAGACCTTCGCCTGA
- a CDS encoding zinc ribbon domain-containing protein translates to MHSKRLQREIDDLIAQGWTIDEEAPDHVVMVDREFGSLLSHLLVALLTFWFSMGVGNVVWGAYNYVSNSRRRVLWEERDCPNCGAAVSSAARYCPDCGEDLATARDQERTVACPDCEAMVAEGSRYCPNCGTTLADAGGTDS, encoded by the coding sequence ATGCACAGCAAACGGCTCCAGCGGGAGATCGACGACCTGATCGCGCAGGGGTGGACCATCGACGAGGAAGCGCCGGACCACGTCGTCATGGTCGACCGGGAGTTCGGATCGCTGCTCTCGCACCTGCTGGTCGCCCTCCTGACCTTCTGGTTCTCGATGGGGGTCGGGAACGTCGTCTGGGGGGCGTACAACTACGTCTCGAACTCCCGGCGGCGCGTTCTCTGGGAGGAGCGCGACTGTCCGAACTGCGGCGCAGCCGTCTCGTCGGCGGCCAGATACTGCCCGGACTGCGGCGAGGACCTCGCGACCGCGCGCGACCAGGAGCGGACCGTCGCGTGCCCCGACTGCGAGGCGATGGTCGCCGAGGGATCGCGGTACTGTCCGAACTGCGGGACGACCCTCGCGGACGCGGGTGGGACCGACTCGTAG
- a CDS encoding DUF2103 domain-containing protein, which yields MECRHCASPLEKPGDFCLVCRETNTEAIVLEAGRERATLTMLAGDGDEATAAGRGTDDPVLGETTITTTPEAGENEVVELRNFAGLIGDEIRRKRPEEVYAGGERAVIQAVREDIHHAFYRVEDDDPVAAVVDRRGNRALDVVETPPAEKIGGSHSTLIGGRTGMRAIRAVAGHPHVKKVIPGPIDAGGKGSQSGLRAKVTRADHGGNVRMLLRDGSSVQENRVVTTARDREMGERIREDLNEVLDDAEFQ from the coding sequence ATGGAGTGTCGCCACTGCGCATCGCCGCTCGAGAAACCCGGCGATTTCTGTCTCGTCTGCCGGGAGACGAACACGGAAGCGATCGTTCTCGAGGCGGGGCGCGAGCGGGCGACGCTCACGATGCTTGCAGGCGATGGCGACGAAGCCACGGCGGCGGGACGCGGAACTGACGATCCGGTACTGGGTGAGACGACGATCACCACGACCCCCGAAGCGGGCGAGAACGAGGTCGTCGAACTCCGGAACTTCGCGGGGCTGATCGGCGACGAGATCAGGCGCAAGCGGCCCGAGGAGGTCTACGCGGGCGGCGAGCGGGCGGTGATTCAGGCCGTCCGCGAGGACATCCACCACGCGTTCTACCGCGTCGAGGACGACGACCCCGTCGCGGCGGTCGTGGACCGGCGAGGGAATCGCGCGCTGGACGTGGTCGAGACGCCGCCCGCGGAGAAGATCGGCGGCAGCCACTCGACGCTCATCGGCGGGCGGACCGGAATGCGAGCCATCCGGGCCGTCGCGGGCCACCCCCACGTCAAGAAGGTCATCCCCGGACCGATCGACGCCGGCGGCAAGGGCTCGCAGTCCGGGCTTCGCGCGAAAGTCACCCGCGCCGACCACGGCGGCAACGTTCGCATGCTCCTCCGGGACGGCTCGAGCGTCCAGGAGAACCGCGTCGTGACGACGGCCCGCGACCGGGAGATGGGCGAACGGATCCGCGAGGACTTAAACGAGGTGCTGGACGACGCGGAGTTCCAGTGA
- a CDS encoding DUF3194 domain-containing protein yields MPADEPTDEAVVQTASDAAEGLIFSRYKQSNVRDCDVTVAFEDGVLEVDVYLNVPGAEEGPGPGPDQVADAAARAARDAVDDLFEA; encoded by the coding sequence ATGCCAGCCGACGAGCCGACGGACGAGGCGGTCGTCCAGACGGCCTCCGACGCCGCGGAGGGGCTGATCTTCTCGCGGTACAAGCAGTCCAACGTGCGCGACTGTGACGTCACCGTCGCCTTCGAGGACGGCGTCCTCGAGGTCGACGTCTATCTCAACGTCCCCGGTGCCGAGGAGGGACCGGGTCCCGGCCCCGATCAGGTGGCCGACGCCGCAGCGCGCGCCGCACGGGACGCGGTCGACGACCTGTTCGAGGCGTAG
- a CDS encoding DUF7556 family protein codes for MTPEGEAVGNQSSDDETVVSAIDEIEDRPHLVIADIGRDDAWLSMTERDAVSLDAWR; via the coding sequence ATGACACCTGAGGGCGAAGCGGTCGGGAATCAGTCGTCGGACGACGAAACCGTCGTCTCCGCGATCGACGAGATCGAGGATCGCCCACACCTCGTTATCGCCGATATCGGTCGGGACGACGCCTGGCTCTCGATGACGGAGCGAGACGCGGTTTCGCTCGACGCCTGGCGATAA
- a CDS encoding iron transporter, whose translation MRRREALAAGGSVLAVLSAGCLEALRRDDAWRELVVDPPEGVYVPPHADEMVRYGTATAVGREISLLASRPHSFWVVADAERNRADVRSRHDLHLMATVRDAETGAFVPAPVTTTIRARGADTDEPIDRRSLWPMLSQRMGAHYGDNVPLAGDGSYVATIRVGATTANATGRRADVLERETSVEAEFAFDTNEIEGLERRLIDEAEGRGEAGALEPMDHAVRGDVGPSRDPGAELGAATSGDIEYTATLLDDTDRSGIDAPILAVTPRTAYNSFPLPFAGLAASVARDGERIASAPLRETLDARLGHCYGTAVDPAILERGDELTIDLETPPQVARHEGYETAFLEERSVTFSRTNRYRGRSSAP comes from the coding sequence ATGCGACGGCGCGAGGCGCTGGCAGCCGGCGGATCGGTACTCGCGGTACTGTCCGCTGGCTGTCTCGAGGCGCTCCGTCGGGACGACGCGTGGCGCGAACTGGTCGTCGACCCGCCCGAGGGGGTCTACGTGCCGCCACACGCCGACGAGATGGTGCGCTACGGGACGGCGACCGCGGTCGGCCGGGAGATTTCGCTGCTGGCGTCGCGTCCCCACTCGTTCTGGGTCGTCGCAGACGCCGAGCGCAATCGGGCCGACGTCCGCTCGCGACACGATCTCCACCTGATGGCGACCGTCCGGGACGCCGAAACGGGGGCGTTCGTCCCGGCGCCGGTGACGACGACGATCCGCGCTCGCGGGGCCGACACCGACGAGCCGATCGACCGGCGATCCCTCTGGCCGATGCTCTCCCAGCGGATGGGTGCCCACTACGGGGACAACGTCCCGCTCGCCGGCGACGGTTCCTACGTGGCGACGATCCGCGTCGGCGCGACGACCGCGAACGCGACCGGTAGGCGCGCGGACGTCCTCGAGCGCGAGACGAGCGTCGAGGCCGAGTTCGCGTTCGACACCAACGAAATCGAGGGCCTCGAGCGCCGGTTGATCGACGAGGCCGAGGGCCGCGGCGAGGCCGGCGCGCTCGAGCCGATGGATCACGCCGTGAGGGGTGACGTCGGGCCCAGCCGCGACCCGGGCGCGGAACTCGGCGCCGCGACGAGCGGCGACATCGAGTACACCGCGACGCTCCTCGACGATACCGATCGGAGCGGAATCGACGCGCCGATCCTCGCGGTGACACCCCGAACGGCGTACAACTCGTTTCCGCTCCCCTTCGCCGGCCTCGCCGCGTCGGTCGCTCGAGACGGCGAGCGGATCGCGAGCGCGCCGCTCCGGGAGACCCTCGACGCCCGACTCGGCCACTGCTACGGGACGGCCGTCGATCCGGCTATCCTCGAGCGCGGCGACGAACTGACGATCGACCTCGAGACGCCGCCGCAGGTGGCGCGCCACGAGGGGTACGAGACTGCGTTTCTCGAGGAGCGTTCGGTGACGTTCTCGAGGACGAATCGGTATCGAGGGCGCTCGAGCGCACCGTGA
- a CDS encoding DUF2243 domain-containing protein yields the protein MASRDSLRRRLLLAGGTAGFGMGAVVDTVIFHLTLQTHHLLSGYYDPYSLDGYRTNVMFDGLFLIATLTVAFVGLGLLWRLVNGTDRRFSTTYLVGSILVGAGVFNVFDGIVDHYVLDLHNVVHGTEAWNPHWVVVSVVMLALGVALLQTVDRAVHPATAAASRTE from the coding sequence ATGGCGTCACGAGACAGCCTGCGACGGCGGCTCCTGCTCGCGGGCGGTACGGCCGGATTCGGAATGGGGGCCGTCGTCGACACCGTGATCTTCCACCTCACGTTGCAGACCCATCACCTTCTGTCGGGCTACTACGATCCGTACAGCCTCGACGGCTACCGGACGAACGTGATGTTCGACGGCCTGTTCCTGATCGCCACGCTCACCGTCGCGTTCGTCGGACTCGGGCTTCTCTGGCGGCTGGTCAACGGGACGGACCGACGCTTCTCGACGACGTATCTCGTCGGGTCGATCCTCGTCGGCGCCGGCGTGTTCAACGTCTTCGACGGCATCGTCGACCACTACGTGCTCGACCTGCACAACGTCGTCCACGGGACGGAGGCGTGGAACCCCCACTGGGTCGTCGTCAGCGTCGTCATGCTCGCGCTCGGAGTGGCCCTCCTGCAGACGGTCGACAGGGCCGTCCACCCCGCCACCGCTGCCGCCAGTCGGACCGAATGA
- a CDS encoding KEOPS complex subunit Pcc1 → MSTHDATLEFDYETPSRARIVAESVAREVGEIDDARSRTSIERDGSIVRIDIDAADVIALRAALNTWFTLIDVAERTADSGTAVLES, encoded by the coding sequence GTGTCCACCCACGACGCGACGCTCGAGTTCGACTACGAGACGCCGTCTCGCGCACGCATCGTCGCCGAAAGCGTCGCCCGCGAGGTCGGCGAAATCGACGACGCACGCTCGCGGACGAGCATCGAACGCGATGGATCGATCGTCCGGATCGATATCGACGCTGCGGACGTGATCGCCCTGCGGGCCGCGTTGAACACCTGGTTTACGTTGATCGACGTCGCCGAACGGACGGCCGATTCTGGGACGGCGGTCCTCGAGTCGTAG
- a CDS encoding prefoldin subunit beta, whose amino-acid sequence MQGNLPPEAQEKIEQLQDLQETAQQVAVQKQEAESSLTEAENALEELEEIDGDTKMYRKVGELLVETEYDEAEDDLEDKVDSLEIRLETLEKQEERVQDQFEGLQDELEELLGGGGGMGGPAGPGGPGAGGA is encoded by the coding sequence ATGCAGGGTAATCTGCCGCCGGAAGCGCAGGAGAAAATCGAACAGCTTCAGGACCTTCAGGAGACCGCTCAGCAGGTCGCCGTCCAGAAACAGGAGGCCGAATCGAGCCTCACCGAGGCCGAGAACGCCCTCGAGGAACTCGAGGAGATCGACGGCGACACCAAGATGTACCGCAAGGTCGGCGAACTGCTCGTCGAGACGGAGTACGACGAGGCCGAGGACGACCTCGAGGACAAAGTCGACTCCCTCGAGATCCGCCTCGAGACCCTCGAGAAACAGGAAGAGCGCGTCCAGGATCAGTTCGAGGGCCTGCAGGACGAGCTCGAGGAACTGCTCGGCGGCGGTGGCGGCATGGGCGGCCCGGCCGGTCCGGGCGGTCCGGGTGCGGGCGGCGCATAA
- the surE gene encoding 5'/3'-nucleotidase SurE, translating to MDPDSPPHVLLTNDDGIDAPGIRALYDALTEVASVTVIAPDRNQSAVGRSLSYGRTSSDTDDFALDLEADAFTSPVPHTEHELGYAVDGTPCDCAIVGVNAIEPEPDLLVSGCNSGANLGAYVFSRSGTVSAAMEAAFLETPSIAVSMDTLGMDGEEVPADFEHAGEVAAALVEGTPGTGLFDRVDYLNVNVPRPDVESDEFALTRPTEVYEMDAAMENGRFQLTNRLWQQMANRDIPDPEDTDRHALLEGQISISPIRVPYDVVQTEAVRNILDDIL from the coding sequence ATGGACCCCGATTCACCGCCACACGTCCTCCTGACGAACGACGATGGGATCGACGCGCCCGGTATCCGGGCGCTGTACGACGCGCTCACCGAGGTCGCGTCGGTCACCGTGATCGCTCCCGACCGCAACCAGAGCGCCGTCGGCCGATCGCTGTCGTACGGCCGGACGAGTTCCGACACGGACGACTTCGCGCTGGACCTCGAGGCCGACGCGTTCACCTCGCCGGTCCCCCACACCGAGCACGAACTCGGCTACGCCGTCGACGGTACGCCCTGCGACTGCGCCATCGTCGGTGTCAACGCCATCGAGCCCGAACCCGACCTGCTCGTCTCGGGCTGTAACTCCGGCGCGAACCTCGGCGCCTACGTCTTCTCGCGGTCGGGCACCGTCAGCGCCGCCATGGAGGCCGCCTTCCTCGAGACGCCGTCGATCGCCGTCTCGATGGACACGCTGGGGATGGACGGCGAGGAGGTGCCCGCGGACTTCGAACACGCGGGCGAGGTCGCCGCCGCGCTCGTCGAGGGGACGCCCGGGACCGGGCTGTTCGACCGCGTCGACTACCTGAACGTCAACGTCCCGCGGCCCGACGTCGAGAGCGACGAGTTCGCGCTGACCCGGCCGACCGAGGTCTACGAGATGGACGCCGCCATGGAGAACGGCCGGTTTCAGCTGACGAATCGCCTCTGGCAGCAGATGGCCAACCGGGACATCCCCGACCCCGAGGACACCGATCGACACGCGCTGCTCGAGGGGCAGATCTCGATTTCTCCGATACGGGTCCCCTACGACGTCGTGCAGACCGAGGCCGTTCGGAACATACTCGACGACATTCTGTAG
- a CDS encoding DNA-directed RNA polymerase subunit P, whose translation MSYKCSRCKRDVQLDEYGGVRCPYCGHRVLLKERSRDVKEVDVV comes from the coding sequence ATGAGTTACAAGTGTTCTCGCTGTAAACGCGACGTCCAGCTCGACGAGTACGGTGGCGTCCGCTGTCCCTACTGTGGCCACCGCGTGCTGCTGAAAGAGCGCAGTCGCGACGTCAAGGAAGTCGACGTCGTCTAG
- a CDS encoding 50S ribosomal protein L37ae translates to MAKKGSVGSAGRFGARYGRVARRRVSEIEDDMEHAQVDGDDVTRVGTGIWKNEETGEVFTGGAYRPETPAGRTVTRSIRAALAEDEDEDDE, encoded by the coding sequence ATGGCCAAGAAAGGAAGCGTGGGTAGCGCGGGCCGTTTCGGCGCCCGCTACGGTCGCGTCGCCCGCCGTCGCGTCAGCGAGATCGAAGACGATATGGAACACGCCCAGGTCGACGGCGACGACGTCACGCGCGTCGGCACCGGCATCTGGAAGAACGAGGAGACCGGCGAGGTCTTCACCGGCGGCGCCTACCGTCCGGAAACGCCAGCGGGCCGCACGGTCACGCGCTCGATCCGCGCGGCGCTGGCCGAAGACGAAGACGAAGACGACGAATAA
- the truD gene encoding tRNA pseudouridine(13) synthase TruD produces MRPAHPTERAVGMEYYVTDSDGVGGRLREADDHFRVRELERFSTEPVDADADAYPHLVVRARLSGWDTNDFASRLSDALGVSRERVNWAGTKDKYAVTTQLFSIYGADPTNLPDVNGADLEVLGRAGRNLEFGDLAGNAFELVVSDAEHPENATEIADELHAFGGLEDGGADATDGDDGSSVSVGVPNFFGQQRFGSRRPVTHAVGLEIVRGDWAGAVMAYLGNPTDAEPESTQEARAFVQETRDWQAALERFPHRLRYERSLCHGLAEVDGEPGPEDFRAALERLPSNLQRLFVHAAQSYAFNLMLSERLERGLPFDEPVAGDVACFADTDAPAGLELPDTDRLQRVDERRVRSVRRHCERGRAFVTAPLVGTETELADGEQGEIERSVLDELNLEPADFDLPGEFHSTGTRRAILVRTALSLETDPLTLSFALPKGSYATVLCREFLKVDPLELG; encoded by the coding sequence ACTACGTCACCGACAGCGACGGCGTCGGGGGCCGCCTGCGCGAGGCCGACGACCACTTCCGCGTGCGCGAACTCGAGCGGTTCTCGACCGAGCCGGTCGACGCCGACGCGGACGCCTACCCGCACCTCGTTGTTCGCGCGAGGCTGTCGGGCTGGGACACCAACGACTTCGCCTCGCGACTCTCCGACGCGCTGGGCGTCTCCCGCGAGCGGGTCAACTGGGCCGGGACGAAGGACAAGTACGCGGTCACCACGCAGCTGTTTTCGATCTACGGGGCGGACCCGACGAACCTCCCGGACGTAAACGGCGCCGACCTCGAGGTGCTGGGGCGGGCCGGCCGAAACCTCGAGTTCGGCGACCTCGCGGGCAACGCGTTCGAACTGGTCGTCAGCGACGCGGAGCACCCCGAGAACGCGACCGAAATCGCGGACGAACTGCACGCCTTCGGCGGCCTCGAGGACGGCGGTGCCGACGCGACCGACGGCGACGACGGCTCGAGCGTCTCCGTCGGCGTCCCCAACTTCTTCGGCCAGCAGCGCTTCGGCAGTCGTCGGCCGGTCACCCACGCGGTCGGCCTCGAGATCGTCCGTGGCGACTGGGCGGGCGCGGTGATGGCCTACCTCGGGAACCCGACCGACGCGGAACCCGAGTCCACGCAGGAGGCCCGCGCCTTCGTCCAGGAGACCCGCGACTGGCAGGCAGCCCTCGAGCGCTTCCCCCACCGCCTCCGGTACGAGCGCTCGCTCTGTCACGGGCTGGCCGAGGTCGACGGCGAGCCCGGACCCGAGGATTTCCGGGCCGCCCTCGAGCGGCTCCCCTCGAATCTCCAGCGGCTGTTCGTCCACGCCGCGCAGTCCTATGCGTTCAACCTGATGCTCTCCGAGCGCCTCGAGCGCGGCCTGCCGTTCGACGAACCCGTCGCGGGCGACGTGGCCTGCTTCGCCGACACCGACGCCCCCGCGGGCCTCGAGCTGCCCGACACCGATCGCCTCCAGCGGGTCGACGAGCGCCGCGTGCGCTCGGTGCGGCGCCACTGCGAGCGCGGACGCGCGTTCGTCACCGCGCCGCTCGTGGGCACCGAGACGGAACTCGCCGACGGCGAGCAAGGGGAGATCGAACGGAGCGTCCTCGACGAACTGAACCTCGAGCCCGCGGACTTCGATCTGCCCGGCGAATTTCACTCGACTGGCACCCGGCGAGCGATCCTCGTCCGGACGGCTCTCTCCCTCGAGACCGATCCGCTTACGCTCTCGTTCGCGCTGCCGAAGGGGTCGTACGCGACGGTCCTCTGCCGGGAGTTCCTGAAGGTCGATCCGCTCGAGCTAGGGTGA
- a CDS encoding DUF433 domain-containing protein: MSIVRDPDHSDGAPTIEGTGIRVKDIASAYEHSGYEPDEITQLYPDLSLGDVHRALAYYYDHIDDFRSAESARA; encoded by the coding sequence ATGAGCATCGTTCGGGATCCGGATCACAGCGACGGAGCGCCCACGATCGAGGGAACGGGAATTCGAGTGAAAGACATCGCTTCGGCGTACGAACACAGCGGGTACGAACCCGACGAGATCACGCAACTGTACCCCGACCTCTCGCTCGGTGACGTCCACCGCGCTCTCGCGTACTACTACGACCACATCGACGACTTCCGGTCCGCGGAGTCCGCTCGAGCATGA